In Felis catus isolate Fca126 chromosome C2, F.catus_Fca126_mat1.0, whole genome shotgun sequence, a single window of DNA contains:
- the LOC101088606 gene encoding LOW QUALITY PROTEIN: olfactory receptor 5AC2-like (The sequence of the model RefSeq protein was modified relative to this genomic sequence to represent the inferred CDS: inserted 2 bases in 2 codons; deleted 1 base in 1 codon): MSEGNKTLVTEFVLTGLTERSWLQFLFFFMFLVIYIITMVGNVGLMALIWKDAHLYMPMYLFLGGLAFADACTSTSVTPKMLVNFLDKTAMISLAECITQFYXFASSATTECFLLVVMAYDRYVAICNPLLYPVIMSNRLCIQLIIISYAISFLHPLIHMSLLLRLTFCRSNIIIIIIHYFYCEIXQLFQISSINALMIFIFAALIQISTLMTIIISYPRVLFDILKKKSEKGRSKAFSTCSAHLLSVSLYCGTLIFTYVRPASSLDEDQDKLYSLFYTIIIPLLNPFIYSLRNKEAIGALR; encoded by the exons ATGTCAGAAGGAAACAAGACTCTGGTCACTGAGTTTGTTCTCACAGGACTTACAGAGAGATCATGGCTGcagttcctctttttcttcatgttcttGGTCATCTACATCATCACCATGGTGGGGAACGTTGGACTGATGGCTCTTATTTGGAAGGATGCCCATCTTTACATGCCTATGTACTTGTTCCTTGGTGGTTTAGCCTTTGCCGATGCTTGTACTTCAACCTCTGTAACTCCCAAGATGCTAGTCAATTTCTTAGACAAGACTGCAATGATATCCCTAGCAGAGTGCATCACCCAATTTT TTTTTGCTTCCAGTGCAACTACAGAATGTTTCCTTCTGGTagtgatggcctatgaccgctatgtaGCCATATGTAACCCCTTGCTTTATCCAGTGATAATGTCCAACAGACTCTGCATTCAGTTGATAATTATTTCATATGCAATCAGTTTTCTGCATCCCCTGATTCACATGAGTTTGTTATTAAGATTAACTTTCTGCAGGTCTAACATTATTATAAT AATAATACATTATTTCTACTGTGAAA TTCAACTATTCCAAATTTCATCTATTAATGcattaatgatatttatttttgcagcTTTAATACAAATATCCACTTTAATGACCATCATAATCTCTTATCCTCGTGTGCTCTTcgacattctgaaaaagaagtctgaaaaaggcagaagcaaagcCTTCTCTACATGCAgtgcccacttgctctctgtctcattGTACTGTGGCACTCTCATCTTCACCTATGTGCGTCCTGCATCCAGTCTAGACGAAGATCAGGACAAATTGTATTCCCTATTTTACACTATTATAATTCCCCTGCTAAACCCATTTATTTACAGTTTGAGA AATAAAGAGGCTATAGGTGCCTTGAGATGA